One Campylobacter massiliensis genomic window, AGCATGGCTCAAAAACTGAGATTTTAAAACAAAATGAAATCTCGCAGCCGGATACGGTCGAGCACAAATTTAACGAAGTTTTAGGCTACAAAGTCGATGAGGACGGATATTTTACGTCCGAATTTAATGAAGCCGCAGGTATCCCAAAGGACTACAAAATCCACTCAGATACCTTAAAATCTCTCGTGAACGTAAATGATAAGGCTATTGCATTTAATAAAATGTTTTCAAAAATCGACATAGCAAAAACCGCCCGTAATGCATATAAAATTCTCTCCCAAGTAGCGGGCGACGAGCTACTAAACTCAAAAGAGAGCTTTACTAAAGAAGACCTTACCAAATTTCCTCAAGGATACGAGTACGAGAAATCAAGTCTAAAAGTAACTAAAGTAAATAAAAACATCTACGACTATGCGTCGGCACGTAGCGCCTTTGACGATAAGTCCGGGAAAACCAATATGGAAACGCTATTTTTTAATAGTTCATATCATGAGTTAACAACAACGCCGCAATATAAGCCGTCAACCAATATCTTTGATAACAATAACGGCGGCAAAGAGAGCGAAAACGTGAGCGTGTTTATAAATCCTCACGGCGAAAGATACACTAACCCTGACGGTAGTATAACCAAAGGAGGCTTGATAGCAGCCGTAATAAACTCAAATTTAGACGTACGAGAGGGCGAAACTACGGTTTGGGGCAAGATGCAAGGTTATGACAAAAGCATAAGCGGCAAAGAATACAGACAAAAACTGGACGCCTTTATTGATTCGCGCAACATCTACGGCATCAAAGGAAGCGAACTTGACGGGCTTAGCAAGGATTACCGAGAATATGTACTAACGTTT contains:
- a CDS encoding Cj0814 family flagellar-dependent secreted protein; amino-acid sequence: HGSKTEILKQNEISQPDTVEHKFNEVLGYKVDEDGYFTSEFNEAAGIPKDYKIHSDTLKSLVNVNDKAIAFNKMFSKIDIAKTARNAYKILSQVAGDELLNSKESFTKEDLTKFPQGYEYEKSSLKVTKVNKNIYDYASARSAFDDKSGKTNMETLFFNSSYHELTTTPQYKPSTNIFDNNNGGKESENVSVFINPHGERYTNPDGSITKGGLIAAVINSNLDVREGETTVWGKMQGYDKSISGKEYRQKLDAFIDSRNIYGIKGSELDGLSKDYREYVLTFQKMQESLLPGSTALSGNSNITSDGKESKSLFEIMQEDMKEAQKRLEKLIEQEKRTQKMLDKNRK